TCCTATGTTAGCCTGGCTGTAGCTGTGGCAGGCGTTCTTGCCAGCTTGCAGAACGAACGGATTTTCAGGGATTCCCTGACCGGCCTGTACAACCGTGCCTATCTTGATTACCTCCTGAAAAAATATTCCCGTCGTAAGAAGAATCTGGTTTCTGGCATCATGCTGGACCTGAATGACTTTAAACGCATCAATGATGAATTTGGCCACGCTGTGGGTGATGAAGCCTTGATCAACGCCGCTTCCATATTGAAGAAGGTGGTGGGCGAATTGGGACTTGTGATCCGCTATGCCGGTGACGAGTTCATCATTTTCGTCAATAGCCAGGACGATGCTGTTATTGAGGATGTTATGAATCGCGCAAGAGCCGCCCTGAGAAAATTCAATGAAGTTTCTGGTGCGGTTTATGTGCTGTCTGCGGCCATGGGTTCTTGCAAGCTGGATTTCTCTGAAATGCGTGTGGATGCATTCATCAACGAAATCGACCGCCGCATGTACGAAGAAAAGAGGGACTACTACGCGGAAAACATTAGCATGGACCGTCGCAAACGCTAGCCATGGTCGTGGTATAGATTTTATCTATTACCAATGATAAATTTTTCCTTGTATTAGGGGTGATTTTTGTAAAGGTAGGTTGATAAACCTGCCTTTTTTTTGCCCTAGCTATAGGAACTAGCTATATTTACGTCATAAAAACACTACAGCATGTCATTGCGAGCGACAACGTCGCGAAGCAATCGAAACTTTTTAAACCAGAGGAATCATCAAAATGGCAAATCTCGAAACATTGTGCGTTCAGGCTGGCTGGACCCCGAAAAAGGGCGAACCCCGCGTTCTCCCCATTTACCAGAGCACCACTTTCAAGTACGACACTTCCGCCCAGATGGCTGACCTGTTCGACTTGAAGGAATCCGGCTACTTCTACACTCGTCTCCAGAACCCCACCAACGACGCTGTGGCTTCCAAGATCGCCCAGCTGGAAGGTGGCGTAGGTGCCATGCTCACTTCCTCCGGTCAGGCTGCAAACTTCTACGCAGTGTTCAACATCTGCGAAGCTGGCGACCACTTCATTTCCACTTCCGCAATTTACGGCGGTACCAGCAACCTCTTCAGCGTTACCATGAAGAAGCTGGGCATCGAATGCACCTTCATTGACCAGGATGCTTCCGACGAAGAAATCGAGAAGGCTTTCCGCCCCAACACCAAGTGCGTCTTCGGTGAAACTGTTGCAAATCCGGCTGGCAAGATTCTTGACCTGAAGCGCTTTGCAGATTTGGCTCACAAGCATGGCGTTCCCATGATTGTGGACAACACTTTCCCCACTCCGATCCTCTGCCGTCCTTTTGAATTCGGCGTGGACATCGTGACCCACTCCACCACCAAGTATATGGACGGTCATGCCATGGCTGTGGGTGGCGCAGTGGTCGATAGCGGCAATTTCGACTGGGAAGCCCATCACGACAAGTTCCCGGGCCTCACCGAACCGGATCCGTCTTACCACGGCCTTCGCTACACCGAAGCCTTCGGCAAGCTCTGCTACATCACCAAGGCTACCGTGCAGCTCATGCGCGACCTGGGTTCCATCCAGTCTCCGCAGAATGCATTCCTCCTGAACGTTGGTCTTGAAACCTTGTTCCTCCGCATGCCCCGTCATTGCGAAAACGCTCTCGCTGCTGCCAAGTGGCTGAAGAAGCACCCGAAGGTTGCATGGGTTGACTACGCAGGTCTCGAGGACAACGCTTCCTACGCTTTGGCCCAGAAGCAGTTCAAGGGCGGCCTGCCCTGCGGCGTGCTCACCTTCGGTATCAAGGGTGGCCGCGACAAGTCCATCCAGTTCATGGATGCACTGAAGCTGATCTGCATCGTGACCCATGTGGCCGACGCCCGCAGCTGCGTGCTGCACCCGGCAAGCCACACTCACCGCCAGCTCTCCGACGAACAGCTCATCGAAGCAGGCGTTGCACCTGACCTGATCCGCTTCAGCGTCGGTATCGAAAATATCGAAGACATCATTGCCGACCTGGAACAGGCTCTGGCACAGGTTTAGACTCGAGGCTCCAGGCTCGAGGTTCGAGCACAAAAAGACCCGCGACGTTCGTCGCGGGCCTTCTTTTTCTCTCTCAGTATTTAAGGTATATCTTAGTTGTTGGGTTTTCCTTCACCGTACCAACCGATACTTATGATGTCGAATTTGGCTTCGGTGCCGCTTTTGTCGCTGAACTTGATGTTGATGCTTGTAACATTCTTCAATATTTCTTCCCAAGGCTGTTTAATACCCCAGCCATCTTGCCTAAAGTTCGTTGAGTCTACGTCATAACAGATTTGTTTTCCAGAGGATGATTTCTGCAAGCCCTTTTTAGGAACGTCGAAACCGAGACTATCCTTGGTATACTCGTCAGTGAAACCAAGTTGCAATTCAGCGGAAATATCGGAAGAGTAATGGATGCAGATTTTGGTCCAACCAGTGATGTCTCCGGATTGAACATTGCCTTTCTCGTCTTCGCCAACCAGGTTGAAACCTATGCCAACGAACGGGTCGTATGTCACAGTTCCCTTGTCGAAGTGGGCTGTACCGCATACGCCCATACAGTAGTCAATAATGTTGTCCATGGCGTCTTTATGGTAGTCGTTTCCCTTTGCTGCAGGCCATTCGATATAGGATTTTCCTCCATCTACGTTATCGTTGTATTCGTACCAGTAGCCGCTTGTTTTGGTTCCGTTGTCCATGCCTGTGTCAATCTTGTAGCCTTCGTCAGCATCCCATTTGTGATCGCCTAGAGTTGTAAATGCGCAACCCATCAATGTCTTGGTCTTGCAACCGATGACAGGAGGAATGTAAATGGAGGAACTGCTGACTTCGGGTTTAAAAGCAGAGGAGCTGCTGCTGCCCGGCACCTGGGAGTCGCTGCTGCCGAGTGGTCCGGATTCGCTGCTGGAAGGTTCCTGGCTGTCGGAGGAGATGTTGTTGTCGGCGATAACGCCGTCTTCGTCAATGCTGACGCCGGCTCCCTGGGTGGGGCTAGTGTCGCCGCAAGCGGAGAAAACACCTGCCATGGCTATGGCGGAAAGTGTGGTTATTGTTTTGAAGTTGATGCTTTTCATGGTGCTCTCCTCAGCGGTTGGAACCGCGGTTGTTTAAATTTTTTGTTAGCGCGAATACTTGCATATTCACGCGGAAAACTTTTTCTACTTCCTGGGGCCTTGATGCGATAGCTGCGATGCGCTTGCGGCATTGGTCCAGTTCTTCAAGGATTTCGCCGTAGGCGCTTTCGGACACGCCCAAGGTGAGACCTGTAAACTTTCGTTCGTTGATGGGATCGTTCTCGAGAGATTCCAGGGCGAACGTTCCCATTTGACGGTGCATGTTGCGGATTGCTAACGGAACCATTTCGCCTTTTCCGGAACTCAGTACCTTGTCGGTCTGGCGGTAGTTCCCGTTTTCATCTTTTTGCAACAAGCCTGCCTTGGTGAGGAACTGGAGAGTCTCAGTCACTTCGGCTGCGGTAATTTTCGGTTTGCAAGCGTGGGCGATTTCCAAAGGCTTTGCGCCGGGCATTGCAGGGGCCACTTCGCGGAGCACCGGATTTTTCCAGGAGTCGAAGTAGGCGAATTCGTCGGCGCCAAGGATTTTAACCTTGAGGGCGTTTGCAATATTTTGCATGTTGTCAAATGCCTTTTTCTTGTCGTCGTCGGTCTTTGCGTTGGCGAAGGCGACCAGGGCGCAGAAGTAGGCCGCGTCGTGTTCCGTTAAACCGGTTGCGCTGGCGACTCGTTCTGCGGCTGCTGCGCTCAGGTTCTTTTTGCCTGTGCTTACATCTTTCAGGTACACGGGAGAGGAAAATCCGGCTTGAGCTGCAAAATCGCGCCAGGTGAATGCGGACTTTTGCTTTCGCTCCTCGTAGTACTCCTGAATGAACAGGCGATAATCTTTGTACTCTGTCACTTGCTTCATGGAAATGAATATAAACACAAAAAACAAAAAAGTCAATAGCTAGAGTACAAAAATTTAAAAATATTTGAAAAATTGTGGTGATTTTGCGTTTTTTTATTAAAAATCAAACATTTTAGAGTACAAAAGCGGCTGTGGACGCTAATGTTTTTTGTACTCAGCCATGATCATTCCGGTAACGATTGCTGCAGCCCCTGCGATGGCGACGGCAGAAATGTGCTCGCCGATGGTGAGTGCCGCCGTAATGATGGTAATGAGCG
This genomic stretch from Fibrobacter sp. harbors:
- a CDS encoding O-acetylhomoserine aminocarboxypropyltransferase/cysteine synthase — protein: MANLETLCVQAGWTPKKGEPRVLPIYQSTTFKYDTSAQMADLFDLKESGYFYTRLQNPTNDAVASKIAQLEGGVGAMLTSSGQAANFYAVFNICEAGDHFISTSAIYGGTSNLFSVTMKKLGIECTFIDQDASDEEIEKAFRPNTKCVFGETVANPAGKILDLKRFADLAHKHGVPMIVDNTFPTPILCRPFEFGVDIVTHSTTKYMDGHAMAVGGAVVDSGNFDWEAHHDKFPGLTEPDPSYHGLRYTEAFGKLCYITKATVQLMRDLGSIQSPQNAFLLNVGLETLFLRMPRHCENALAAAKWLKKHPKVAWVDYAGLEDNASYALAQKQFKGGLPCGVLTFGIKGGRDKSIQFMDALKLICIVTHVADARSCVLHPASHTHRQLSDEQLIEAGVAPDLIRFSVGIENIEDIIADLEQALAQV
- a CDS encoding TIGR02147 family protein, whose amino-acid sequence is MKQVTEYKDYRLFIQEYYEERKQKSAFTWRDFAAQAGFSSPVYLKDVSTGKKNLSAAAAERVASATGLTEHDAAYFCALVAFANAKTDDDKKKAFDNMQNIANALKVKILGADEFAYFDSWKNPVLREVAPAMPGAKPLEIAHACKPKITAAEVTETLQFLTKAGLLQKDENGNYRQTDKVLSSGKGEMVPLAIRNMHRQMGTFALESLENDPINERKFTGLTLGVSESAYGEILEELDQCRKRIAAIASRPQEVEKVFRVNMQVFALTKNLNNRGSNR